A region of Legionella donaldsonii DNA encodes the following proteins:
- the coaD gene encoding pantetheine-phosphate adenylyltransferase, translating to MKNKAIYPGTFDPITNGHVDIIARASRLFPEIVVAVASNQAKRPYLTLQTRIELIKTSVGHLPGVSVMGFDNLLIDFAREQKAGIILRGLRAVNDFEYEFQLAGMNRKLCQEIETLFLTPSEHLLFISSTLVREIAQLDGDVSQFVPAAVVSALQERKKQGL from the coding sequence ATGAAAAATAAAGCGATTTATCCTGGGACGTTTGATCCGATAACGAATGGTCATGTTGACATTATCGCTCGCGCATCCCGGTTATTTCCTGAAATAGTTGTTGCTGTAGCCAGTAATCAAGCTAAACGTCCTTATCTAACCTTACAGACTCGTATTGAGTTAATAAAAACGTCTGTGGGGCATTTGCCGGGCGTCTCGGTTATGGGCTTTGACAACTTATTGATTGATTTTGCGCGTGAACAAAAAGCAGGCATTATTTTGCGTGGTTTGCGTGCAGTAAACGATTTTGAATATGAGTTTCAATTAGCAGGTATGAATCGTAAATTATGTCAAGAAATTGAAACGCTGTTTTTAACCCCTTCTGAACATCTGTTATTTATTTCATCAACTTTGGTGCGGGAAATTGCCCAACTTGACGGCGATGTATCACAATTTGTGCCTGCGGCTGTCGTTAGCGCCTTACAGGAAAGGAAGAAGCAAGGGCTATGA
- the phbB gene encoding acetoacetyl-CoA reductase, with protein sequence MERRTAVVTGGTGGIGSAICQRLAADYRVIACYFKDGRHEEAKQWQAVQKEAGYDIDIFYADIAKFDDCEKLAALILERYGQIDVLVNNAGITVDASLKKMSPQQWQQVIDANLTSVFNVTRNVLPSMLEKNYGRIINISSINGRKGQFGQCNYAASKAALFGFTKSLALEVAAKGITANTISPGYIETPMLAGVREEVLKAIIANIPVGRLGTAQEVAHAVAFLASPESGFITGANLDINGGQYM encoded by the coding sequence ATGGAACGAAGGACAGCCGTAGTTACTGGAGGCACTGGTGGAATAGGTTCAGCCATTTGCCAGCGCCTGGCTGCTGATTATCGAGTAATCGCTTGCTATTTTAAAGATGGCCGACATGAGGAAGCGAAACAGTGGCAAGCTGTCCAGAAAGAGGCTGGCTATGATATTGATATTTTTTATGCAGATATTGCCAAGTTTGATGATTGTGAAAAACTGGCTGCTTTAATTCTGGAGCGCTATGGTCAGATTGATGTTCTGGTGAATAATGCTGGAATCACAGTCGATGCCAGCTTGAAAAAAATGTCTCCCCAACAATGGCAGCAAGTCATTGATGCCAATTTGACCAGTGTATTTAATGTGACACGGAATGTCTTACCCTCTATGCTGGAAAAAAATTATGGCCGCATCATTAATATTTCTTCCATTAATGGCCGCAAAGGGCAGTTCGGCCAATGCAATTATGCAGCCAGTAAAGCAGCCCTTTTTGGGTTTACCAAGAGTTTAGCGTTAGAAGTGGCTGCCAAAGGGATTACCGCAAATACCATTTCACCTGGCTACATTGAAACACCGATGTTAGCTGGGGTTAGAGAGGAGGTATTGAAAGCTATTATTGCCAACATTCCGGTTGGGCGTTTAGGTACGGCACAAGAAGTTGCCCATGCTGTTGCATTCCTTGCTTCACCCGAGTCAGGGTTTATTACGGGTGCAAATCTCGACATTAATGGTGGCCAATACATGTAG
- the phbB gene encoding acetoacetyl-CoA reductase produces MQKEKVVLVTGGTGDIGTAIAKHLNSLYGKIIALDVLAENKGSLWEAELHEEGYQNAFYRHMDVTDFDQCKVVVDDIVKEFGRVDVLINNAGITRDAVFNKMTKQQWDEVLTVNLDGMFNVTRPVVEYMREQESGRIVNVSSVNAQKGQFSQANYAASKAGVYGFTKSLAQELMAKNITVNSLSPGYVNTRLMKGIRPDILESIIALIPAKRLAEPEEIAWVVEFLISDKSRYITGANLSVNGGLHMY; encoded by the coding sequence ATGCAAAAAGAAAAAGTTGTATTAGTTACTGGCGGCACAGGTGATATTGGAACTGCCATTGCCAAACACTTAAACTCGCTCTATGGGAAAATAATTGCCTTAGACGTACTTGCTGAGAATAAAGGTTCTTTATGGGAGGCTGAGCTCCATGAGGAAGGTTATCAAAACGCGTTCTACAGACATATGGATGTCACCGATTTTGATCAATGTAAAGTAGTGGTTGATGACATTGTCAAAGAATTTGGCCGTGTGGATGTATTGATTAATAATGCTGGCATTACACGCGACGCGGTATTTAATAAAATGACGAAACAGCAATGGGATGAAGTACTGACTGTCAACCTTGATGGTATGTTTAATGTAACTCGGCCTGTGGTGGAATATATGCGTGAGCAGGAAAGTGGACGAATTGTTAATGTTTCCTCTGTAAACGCTCAAAAAGGACAGTTCTCGCAAGCGAATTATGCTGCATCCAAGGCCGGGGTTTATGGCTTTACCAAAAGCTTGGCGCAGGAGCTCATGGCAAAAAATATTACGGTTAATAGCTTATCACCAGGGTATGTGAATACGCGATTGATGAAAGGAATTAGACCCGATATTTTGGAATCAATCATAGCCCTGATTCCTGCTAAACGGTTAGCCGAGCCTGAGGAAATTGCGTGGGTTGTCGAGTTTCTAATCAGCGATAAAAGTCGTTATATCACTGGTGCGAATTTAAGTGTTAATGGCGGCTTGCATATGTATTAA
- a CDS encoding DesA family fatty acid desaturase, whose product MIYGVLNLSFWGYVIATIVLTQITIAAVTIYLHRHQTHRALTLHPIISHFFRFWLWLTTGMVTAEWVAIHRKHHATTDVEGDPHSPKVMGLKKVFWQGAELYKTAANDKEMVAKYSHGTPNDWIERNVYSRFSAKGILLMFIADLVLFGLPGITIWAIQMMWIPLHAAGVVNGVGHHWGYRNFECADTSTNLIPWGFWIGGEELHNNHHTFASSAKFSVKWWEFDIGWLYIRCLAFLGLAKVKKLPPKLAMDAGKLQVDLETVKAVVSNRFQIMSHYYKRVVRPILKDEKRISETKGEKHLFQRAGRLLRLQDSLLSPRAKSRLQALLASHEQLQVVYSYRQSLQNIWLKTATSQKELVEALQNWCKQAEESGLEVLRQFAQQLKGYVPQPVKG is encoded by the coding sequence ATGATTTACGGTGTTTTAAATTTGTCGTTCTGGGGTTATGTAATAGCCACCATTGTGCTAACTCAAATCACAATCGCAGCCGTTACGATTTATTTGCATCGTCACCAAACGCATCGCGCGTTGACGTTACATCCGATTATTAGTCATTTTTTCCGCTTTTGGTTATGGTTAACTACCGGTATGGTGACCGCAGAATGGGTGGCCATCCATCGCAAACATCATGCTACTACTGATGTTGAAGGCGATCCGCATAGTCCCAAGGTTATGGGCCTGAAAAAGGTATTCTGGCAGGGTGCCGAGTTGTACAAAACAGCAGCCAACGATAAAGAAATGGTTGCCAAATACTCGCATGGTACGCCGAATGACTGGATAGAGCGCAATGTTTACTCGCGTTTTTCTGCCAAAGGCATTCTATTAATGTTTATTGCCGACCTGGTACTGTTTGGTCTTCCCGGCATTACTATTTGGGCAATCCAAATGATGTGGATTCCACTTCATGCTGCCGGTGTGGTGAATGGGGTAGGCCATCACTGGGGTTATAGAAACTTTGAATGTGCTGATACCTCAACGAACCTGATTCCCTGGGGTTTTTGGATCGGTGGGGAAGAGTTACATAATAATCATCATACCTTTGCTTCTTCAGCCAAATTTTCGGTGAAATGGTGGGAGTTTGATATTGGTTGGTTATATATCCGCTGCTTAGCTTTCCTCGGTTTGGCCAAAGTCAAAAAATTGCCGCCAAAATTGGCGATGGATGCTGGTAAATTACAAGTGGATCTTGAAACAGTTAAAGCGGTAGTGAGTAATCGTTTCCAGATTATGTCTCATTATTACAAGCGTGTTGTGCGCCCTATTCTTAAAGATGAGAAGCGCATTAGTGAGACTAAGGGAGAGAAACATCTTTTCCAGCGCGCCGGTCGGTTGTTACGATTGCAAGACAGCTTGTTATCACCACGGGCAAAATCACGTTTGCAAGCCTTGCTAGCCAGCCATGAACAATTGCAGGTGGTTTATAGCTATCGTCAATCACTGCAAAATATCTGGTTGAAGACAGCCACTTCGCAAAAAGAGTTAGTGGAAGCCTTACAAAATTGGTGTAAGCAGGCTGAAGAGTCGGGTCTCGAGGTGTTGCGTCAATTCGCTCAACAACTCAAAGGCTATGTTCCACAACCAGTAAAAGGTTAG
- a CDS encoding polyhydroxyalkanoate synthesis regulator DNA-binding domain-containing protein has product MAMRLIKKYKNRRLYDTEKSQYITVEELQRYVVDGIPFRVEDSTNGKDITNITLLQIFVEMESGSSQFLSVDMLRQLIVLAHHPMNQAFRGMLEQMFSSLEKSLQTNPYLKDYQQTTDTVSQQMQQLFKQWQGFFKQ; this is encoded by the coding sequence ATGGCAATGAGATTGATTAAAAAATATAAGAATCGCAGGCTTTATGATACAGAGAAAAGCCAATATATTACCGTTGAAGAATTACAACGTTATGTGGTGGACGGTATCCCCTTTCGAGTCGAGGACTCAACGAATGGCAAAGATATAACCAATATTACTCTACTACAGATTTTTGTGGAGATGGAAAGTGGCTCCAGTCAATTTCTTTCAGTCGATATGTTACGGCAACTGATTGTGTTAGCCCACCACCCAATGAATCAAGCTTTTAGGGGGATGTTAGAACAGATGTTTTCCAGTCTGGAAAAATCTCTGCAAACGAATCCCTACCTCAAAGATTATCAGCAAACAACCGATACGGTGTCACAGCAGATGCAGCAATTATTTAAACAATGGCAAGGATTTTTCAAACAATAG
- the mutM gene encoding bifunctional DNA-formamidopyrimidine glycosylase/DNA-(apurinic or apyrimidinic site) lyase: MPELPEIETTRRGLSPFLLNQTIIDMTIRQPQLRLPVTPALNQRCTGQVVKAIYRRAKYLLLELSEGYLLIHLGMSGHLRVTDKTSVASKHDHIDMLLQNGLILRYNDPRRFGLWLYLKENPYQHRLLAHLGPEPLEDSFTGSYLSQRARHKKQSIKSFIMSNDIVVGVGNIYATESLFLAGIHPLTPAGSLKLAQYDRLASHIKQVLEQAIKAGGTTLRDFYAIDGKPGYFTNDLQVYGRKNRPCFHCQTLIETTVIAGRNSAFCPRCQPPVSRTMQSQKMLP; encoded by the coding sequence ATGCCTGAATTACCGGAAATAGAAACGACCAGGCGTGGTCTAAGCCCGTTTTTACTGAATCAGACTATTATAGACATGACAATAAGACAGCCTCAACTGCGCTTGCCGGTCACCCCCGCATTAAATCAGCGCTGCACCGGCCAGGTAGTGAAGGCTATTTACCGACGTGCCAAATATTTGTTGTTAGAATTGTCTGAAGGTTATTTGCTTATTCATTTGGGAATGTCCGGCCATTTACGTGTGACGGATAAAACATCGGTTGCCAGTAAACATGATCACATCGATATGTTACTGCAGAATGGGTTAATCCTTCGTTACAATGATCCTCGCCGCTTTGGATTGTGGCTTTATTTAAAGGAAAATCCTTATCAGCACCGCCTCTTAGCTCATTTAGGCCCGGAACCACTGGAGGATTCGTTTACTGGCAGTTACCTAAGTCAGCGGGCCCGCCATAAAAAGCAAAGTATTAAATCCTTTATTATGAGTAATGACATTGTCGTTGGCGTAGGGAATATCTATGCCACTGAAAGCTTGTTTTTAGCGGGCATTCACCCGTTGACACCTGCAGGCTCGCTTAAGTTGGCTCAATACGACCGACTGGCCAGCCATATTAAGCAGGTCTTGGAACAAGCCATCAAGGCCGGGGGCACAACGCTGCGTGATTTTTATGCCATCGATGGAAAGCCTGGCTATTTTACCAATGATTTACAAGTTTATGGCCGCAAAAATCGCCCCTGTTTTCATTGTCAGACATTGATTGAAACCACCGTAATAGCCGGAAGAAATTCTGCTTTTTGTCCTCGCTGCCAACCCCCGGTTTCCCGCACTATGCAGAGTCAAAAAATGTTGCCTTGA
- the lolB gene encoding lipoprotein insertase outer membrane protein LolB, protein MIPSKHLFLTAVVLLTACAPHPTIETNPNVGSSASTSSTTKGGTPSTADASTAAGKTTVAGANTTTTDKANRTADTASRVAGASPAGVSSWEISGAMAARNKSKGWSASLNWVQNGPGQYQIRLSGPLGSGTVLVNKKGGVVTLRDGPKTASSSNADELLRQQTGVRLPVNNLYYWVRGLPAPGAVQSAKKDQANHLTLLRQSGYTIEYTQYTTVGKYVLPSQIRLQGNGVFIKVVIRRWRV, encoded by the coding sequence ATGATTCCCAGTAAACATCTTTTTCTAACCGCTGTTGTTTTGTTGACTGCCTGTGCGCCCCACCCCACGATTGAAACCAATCCTAATGTTGGCTCTTCTGCGTCAACCTCCTCAACAACAAAAGGAGGGACTCCGTCGACAGCAGATGCTTCAACAGCGGCTGGCAAAACGACTGTTGCTGGCGCTAACACGACAACGACCGATAAAGCTAATCGTACGGCTGATACCGCATCACGAGTTGCCGGCGCGTCTCCCGCCGGCGTTTCTTCCTGGGAAATTTCCGGTGCAATGGCAGCACGAAATAAAAGTAAAGGCTGGAGTGCTTCTCTTAACTGGGTACAAAACGGTCCTGGCCAATACCAAATTCGCTTATCAGGACCTCTTGGCAGCGGCACCGTTCTTGTCAATAAAAAGGGGGGGGTAGTTACTTTGCGTGACGGCCCAAAAACAGCGTCCTCATCCAATGCTGATGAACTGCTAAGGCAACAAACCGGGGTTCGCCTACCCGTTAATAATCTCTATTACTGGGTAAGAGGTTTACCTGCACCGGGCGCTGTCCAATCAGCTAAAAAGGATCAAGCCAACCATTTAACCCTTCTGCGGCAATCTGGCTACACCATTGAATACACTCAATACACCACGGTTGGTAAATATGTACTACCAAGCCAGATAAGGTTACAAGGCAATGGGGTCTTTATTAAAGTGGTCATTAGACGTTGGCGGGTCTAG
- the ggt gene encoding gamma-glutamyltransferase — MRGTKFLLTVILFLILNPVGAKEYAEKPSGYAVASAHPLATNAGLEILAAGGNAFDAAVAVAAVLAVVEPYHSGLGGGGFWLLHQAKEKKNIFIDGRETAPLAASKTMFLGTDGNPVPGLSLNGGLAAAIPGEPAALVYIAEHYGRLPLAKSLAPAIRFAEEGFIVDHQFNYFSIMDDRLQMLQRFPATAAVFLHDGKPYQIGERLKQPDLAKTLRLLAAKGHDGFYRGEVAERLVKGVNAAGGIWSLKDLAAYQIKVREPLQGAYHNMLVITAPPPSAGGVTLLTMLNIVAAYPLSTFSKSQWIHYLTEAMRLAFWQRSMFLADPDFEQIPLDKLLSADNAKQLRSLIPPNKALPSDVLQGQASKDGSANTTHVSIIDNEGNRVSATMTVNFIFGSSVVAEGTGVLLNDEMDDFSSKPGERNVFGIVGSEKNSIAPGKRPLSSMTPSFLEMPGRIAIVGTPGGSRIPTMVFLAALRFYDFSGAISMVSAMRFHHQYLPDWLQFEPETFSPALQAELKAMGYKLMALNQYYGDMQAITWDKEKNFITATSDPRHIGLSATVGVNQDGYGVTH, encoded by the coding sequence ATGAGAGGAACAAAGTTCTTATTGACCGTTATCCTATTTTTAATTCTTAATCCCGTCGGTGCAAAAGAGTATGCGGAAAAGCCTTCCGGCTATGCAGTGGCCTCCGCGCACCCCCTCGCAACGAATGCGGGTTTAGAAATTCTTGCTGCGGGTGGTAATGCCTTCGACGCAGCAGTGGCTGTTGCTGCTGTACTTGCAGTGGTTGAGCCCTACCATTCAGGTCTGGGTGGTGGTGGGTTTTGGTTGCTGCATCAAGCGAAAGAAAAGAAAAATATTTTTATTGACGGCCGCGAGACAGCGCCTCTTGCCGCTTCAAAAACGATGTTTTTGGGAACCGATGGTAATCCCGTTCCCGGATTATCTTTAAATGGGGGCTTGGCTGCTGCTATTCCTGGTGAGCCAGCAGCATTGGTTTATATTGCTGAGCATTATGGCCGTTTGCCCTTGGCCAAATCATTAGCGCCGGCCATTCGTTTTGCCGAAGAAGGGTTTATTGTTGATCATCAATTTAATTATTTTTCAATAATGGATGACCGGCTACAAATGTTACAGCGCTTTCCTGCTACGGCAGCAGTTTTTTTGCATGATGGAAAACCTTATCAAATTGGAGAACGTCTTAAACAACCTGATCTGGCAAAAACACTAAGATTACTTGCTGCGAAGGGACACGATGGATTTTATCGTGGTGAGGTGGCTGAGCGCTTAGTAAAAGGAGTCAATGCAGCAGGTGGTATTTGGTCGCTGAAAGATTTGGCTGCGTACCAAATTAAAGTGCGTGAACCTTTACAAGGTGCTTACCATAATATGCTAGTTATTACTGCACCTCCTCCATCTGCAGGTGGAGTGACTTTATTAACCATGTTAAATATAGTGGCGGCTTATCCCTTATCAACGTTTAGTAAAAGCCAATGGATTCATTATTTGACTGAAGCGATGCGGCTCGCTTTTTGGCAACGTTCGATGTTCTTGGCCGATCCGGATTTTGAACAAATCCCGCTGGATAAATTACTGTCAGCCGACAATGCAAAACAGCTTCGCTCCTTAATTCCTCCAAACAAAGCCTTACCAAGTGATGTTTTACAAGGCCAGGCCAGCAAGGATGGCAGTGCGAATACCACACACGTTTCTATCATCGATAACGAGGGAAATCGAGTCTCAGCAACCATGACAGTGAATTTTATTTTTGGCTCCAGTGTTGTTGCTGAAGGAACAGGCGTATTACTAAATGATGAAATGGATGATTTCTCGAGTAAACCTGGTGAGAGAAATGTATTTGGTATTGTTGGTAGCGAAAAAAATAGTATTGCCCCTGGCAAGAGACCTTTATCGAGTATGACGCCTAGTTTTCTTGAAATGCCCGGCCGTATCGCGATTGTGGGTACACCTGGAGGGAGTCGCATTCCGACAATGGTATTTCTTGCTGCACTGCGTTTTTATGATTTCTCTGGAGCAATCTCCATGGTTTCGGCGATGCGTTTCCATCACCAATATTTACCCGATTGGCTGCAGTTTGAACCGGAAACATTTTCTCCGGCCTTGCAGGCTGAATTAAAAGCGATGGGTTACAAATTAATGGCTTTGAATCAATATTATGGTGATATGCAGGCAATCACCTGGGATAAAGAAAAGAATTTCATCACGGCAACCTCAGATCCAAGGCACATCGGGTTATCAGCTACCGTTGGCGTAAATCAGGATGGTTATGGTGTTACCCACTAA
- a CDS encoding lysophospholipid acyltransferase family protein, producing MKISKLRTQWIMFLSILSTGDACLRSIFKRLSGKQTRAWSDAVIHRWVNRLLNLVGVTCKVVNPYKVEPQAGKATIIMCNHSSLYDIPISFQAFPNHSIRMLAKKELSKIPIMGKGMTAAEFPFIDRKNRHQAIKDLAQVRQLLESGIVMWIAPEGTRSKDGKLAPFKKGAFITAIETKATIIPIGIRGAYDILPARTTQFNLNQIAEIHVGKPIDASQYTPKNKDELVQEVYQSIKALVGETAPD from the coding sequence ATGAAGATTAGTAAATTACGCACCCAGTGGATAATGTTTCTTTCCATACTCAGTACAGGCGACGCCTGTTTGCGTTCCATTTTTAAACGCCTCTCTGGAAAGCAAACTCGCGCATGGTCCGATGCAGTGATTCACCGATGGGTAAACCGTCTGCTCAATTTAGTTGGTGTAACCTGTAAAGTGGTTAATCCTTATAAAGTCGAACCTCAGGCAGGGAAAGCAACTATCATTATGTGTAATCACAGCAGCCTTTATGATATTCCCATCAGTTTTCAAGCCTTTCCCAATCATTCAATCCGCATGTTAGCTAAAAAAGAACTATCAAAGATTCCTATTATGGGGAAAGGAATGACAGCAGCAGAATTTCCTTTTATTGATCGTAAAAATAGACATCAGGCGATAAAAGATTTAGCTCAAGTGCGTCAATTATTGGAAAGTGGAATTGTTATGTGGATAGCGCCGGAAGGGACTCGTTCAAAGGATGGTAAATTAGCGCCTTTTAAAAAAGGGGCCTTTATTACTGCTATTGAAACGAAGGCCACCATTATTCCGATTGGTATTCGTGGCGCTTATGATATTTTACCGGCACGCACGACTCAATTTAATCTCAATCAAATTGCTGAAATCCATGTTGGCAAACCAATTGATGCTTCGCAATATACCCCTAAAAATAAAGATGAACTGGTGCAAGAGGTCTATCAGTCTATTAAGGCGCTGGTAGGAGAAACAGCACCCGACTAA